TCTATAATTTTCTGATAAGGTTTATTGAAAAAAAGTCTTTGATCCACGTTATGCAACCATGTTATGACACCATACTGAATAATTTCCCTTCAGTTACTTGAAGAAAGCATCAAAAACATTGCTACCACAGGTGAAGACCTTCGGCAGGCTGCTGGACAATTAAGGCCAAAGAGAAGAGAAGCACTTCAAAGGTAGGAAATACATTTTAGCTAACCCAGTTTCCTAAATTAACCATGTGTTGTATTTACAAACACATTGAAGTACAAGTTGTTCACTACTGGGTTGAAGGGGACTGTTTTCCCTTCATACTTTGCATCTATTATTTGTTCAAACACACAATATTATAGTAATTCCCTCGCCCCCTTCCCTGCTTCCTAATGTGAACTTGATAGTTCATGCAAACCACTGATCTTAACTTATTTCTTTACAAGAACAAGGTGCTCTTGGACATAAAGTACAGATTATAGACGGCttaaagaaaacaggaaattagTAAAAACTCCGAAAACACTCTTGTAGTACATTCATAATGAGAAATGTGGACAGACAGTGCAGATTGGCTCTAATTAAGTTTATTTGCACTTACATATTCATTCATCAGTCGTGCCAGATACACACAGCATTGCAAAGCACATTCAGCAAGTCTTTTCAGTTGGTTACAGTCTTATTTTAAGTGTCAACACTTCCTGTGCGTaacatgtttattaatgatCCATGTCTCTGGAAATCTGTTGGTTTGCACAATAACAGGATAGcaaagcttttaaaacaaatgcaaaaaagttAGTTTATTATCAGTCTGTCTTTTTAAGGTAGGTTGGCTGAAGGGCAGTGTCTAAAGTTTTGTTAGTAAGTCATGTCTACGACACAAACCACTAAAATTCTGCATTTAAACCAGCTGTTTTAGCCTGTAGTGGAAAACTCTGCTACAAACACATGGTCGTCTAAGGTTTTTACGGGATTGCACTGTAAATCAAGGCCTCAAGTGGTGTGTTAATAAAGTGGTCTTGCTGAGTTCTATAGGTGGGAGGCTAAAATAGCACCAAAGTGACACTGTCTAAAGGGATTCATTCAACATCGCATCTATACTGAGAGACTGTCTGCtagacaataaaacacataacTAGTGGGAATGAGAACTATATAGatcagactttgtttttttttctgtttttgttccccCTTGTTGTTCTGGCcttcacatttttaatcatttttttatctACTCATCATCCTTGTCGTTTCTATCAGagtctctctccttctccctcctggATTCCTTCACCACCTGTTGGAAAACAAAGTTCAATTAGTTCAAATTCACTTTTTGTGGTGTAAGTAAACAGAGTTGTTATGTTTCTCACACTTTCCATAATGCAAATGAAGtcattctcctttttttttgcattttatcatgCCATTTTGGTATAAATCATTGTACCTCTCCATCTCTAGTCTCAACAGTCTTAATCACCACAGTCTTCTTGGTCTGGGTGCCAGGGGTCTGTTCATAGTCTGTGAAAAGTCACATTAAAGCGCTTGTAAGACTTTTACATTCAGAGTAAAGAGTTTTTTATGTTATCAATTTCAGCAGCTGAATTATAATTGTTATGCTAAAGATTGGACTGTTAAGATAACTGCCAATACAATCCATAGCTTTGTCAATTTACGTTTAGATTCTGAGTCAATTTAGGATGAATTCAGCAACTTTGCAGACAAGTTTTGTTGCCAACTGCAACcatgaagtgtttttaaatttGCTACAACTCTGATTCGCGCCTGCTACTTGCTTCTCCATAACAACGACAGCAGAGTCTCATGAATATTGAAGTATTTAGAGCCACCTTCCATACCAAACTGACATAAAACTAATTTCACAAAAATGAAGTTGGAACAATAAAAAATTAAGGCTATAACATGAACCTACGGATTGTTAAATTATCCAGGAGAGTCCCTCATGGGGCTATAACTTAAAGAAGAATTTAAGATGGGAGCGCAGAATGGGAAAATAAACACTTCCAGAACCAGTGGTTCTCATACTTCATAACTCTGTAACTAAAGGTAAAAGAGATCCCTGAGTACAGTCATGTTATATTGGATCTTGTACAAAGAGAAGTATAACTTACCTCGGTCACCAAAGTGGTTGCTCATGCCAAGATTGATGATGGGAACAGTAATCCTAaacagggaataaaaaaaatgggtgTTATAATGGTATTTGTAACAATGAGTAATTTGCTTTGCTTGaaacataaatcaaaattaGAACTGGCTTGATTCGCCAAGTGTACAtttacaaggaatttgactcctgtttttcattgctCTCAATGTATTTACAGGAATAGACATAACAGCTAAGAACAGGGCAACAAACACTGAACAGGTACAGGTAAAGAATGGCAGGGAACTATTGTACTATTAGCAATTTATGTGCACCTTTCATGCatgttttttaagtttgttaGACTACTGGATTATCTGGAGAACCCTGACATCAATGCCATATGAAGAGGCTTTAGGATTgagttttggttgtttttgctgtgaGGTGACAAATCTTCCACTTACTGCCAATCTTGCCTCTAATCAAGAGAGAAGCGTAgagtgataaaacaaaaaaaagatcctgtaaaaacagcaaacatttgttttacattgtaagttttccctcacctgctctcctccccctccagcAGTTTACGGTAAGTAGCAATCTCAATGTCTAGGGCCATTTTGACATTGAGGAGGTCCTGGTACTCCCGAAGGTGGCGAGCCATCTCCTCTTTCAGGTGGCggatctcctcctccagcctggtTACGttgtcttggtagttgccaaTCTCATTGCCAAATTGGTCCTCCATGTCACGCATCTGCCTCAGCAGAGCTTCGTTCTGAAAACATACAATGCAATTAGAGAATGCAATGTGTATAATGATATAGATTTATTTTAGACTAATGACTTGTGATGTTTGGCCTCACAGTGTTCTTCAGTGCATCAACTTCACAGTTGAGAGACTGAATCTGCCTCCTGGACTCATTGGCCTCCTGCTTGGCCTGCCTCAGAGAATCAGTGCTGCGCTTCGCAGATTCAGTCAGGTCAGCAAACTGTGGGAACAAAAGAGGAAGCACAAAAGGATGAATATGTTTTTGCACTGAAAGTTCATATGTGGCTGTCGGTGTGTGTCTGCTCACCTTGGACTTGTACCAATCCTCAGATTCTTGCATGTTCTTCAGGGCAATGGTCTCATACTGGGCCCTGATGTCCCTCAGCGCACCAGTCAGGTCGGGCCTGGCGGTGCTGTCCACCTCCATCTTTAGCTGCTGAGTCTGGACGCTCACTTGTACCTCCTGGATTTCCTGATAATTCCAAGATATAAACAAATATGTCAGTAACACGAAACTGCTATGAAAAAAATTAACCATTTCTTGTTAGGAGCCAGTTGGCATCCTCCAGGGTTCAGTTTTAGGACCCCTACTACTTTCAATACAAAGATAAATTTAATCTTTGCATTGCAAATGacactttacttttttattttcctcctcctgaaactcaatgaaatgaaatgaaacagtaGTCTGTTTTAAAAATTCAGACTAAAgttaaagattttcattttatctgACATCATGTTACTTAGTTGTTAAAAATGGCAGTGGTGTCCACCTATTCATGTTTTTAACCTAAACATACAATTTAAATCATCTGTAGAGAACAAGTTGAAGCGTCCAGCacataaaatgtactttttctgGGATAACCTCATTGCAGTCAAATGTCCACTATCACTTAATCTAAATATCAATTAGGAGTCAGTTGCTTAGTATATATATGCATTCAAAGGTTGAGTATTACCATTATAGGTCTCTAGATAACACATTGAGATACGTGACTCCAGTGCACAGTGCAGAGGAGGTAGCATCACTTACCTCATCATGGAGCTTCTTAAGGAATTCAATCTCATCCATCAGAGACTCTatcttcctctccagctccagacGGGACAGTGTGGCATCATCCACATCCTATTTTTTATATGAAACAAACATAATTTGATGTTATGTTGACATAATTGCAAAATGTCATCCATTACTGAAAACATCATTATCATAAACAtcatttttacaattatattaGAGATATAATGAGATAATATTTCCATAAACTGTTATGATTATAAGATTATGATAACAATTGACAGATTTATTCTAAATTTCatctattttttatgttttaaaaatccCATTAAGAACTCCCTTTAGTGTATAGAAATGTTTGGGTTATGATGAGGTACAAACACTTTCTATATTCAAGAAGagagtttaaaaatgtaaactccATCTtataattcacattttttaagaagaaaatacagttaTTATAAACATAGCCATTAGTAAGTGTTTCAATTGTATAAATTATTTGCAGCTTTAGGGAgcattttgtccattttgtcCTGTTATACAAGCCTGAGGACACTGTAACCAATACGGTAATCATGGTCCCGTGAGCCGAGTGTTTACCTTGCGGAAGGCCACCAAGTTATTCTCAGCATCTGCCCTCTTCTGGGCTTCTTCATCCAACCttgaggacaaaaacaagacataataTTTCAAATAAGGCACAGGTTTCCTTGAGATTGCAAGAATCCCCTCTTTACAGATGGAAAAGAGAGATGAGATCTTGATGAATTTGTCTAAGAACACCCTTCCTGTCTGAGGTTACACCGGGGCACCAGCTGGCAAAAAGCTTTCTGGATCAATTTGTTAATTCACTGTCCTGTAAAAGGGGTTTGGGAGAGCACCCGGTGGGATCAGCAGCTGCTCCTTTCAACTAATGTGGTTTCTCTAGGGTTCAATAAGGTCATCTGCACACACTCAATAAGGTTATGTACACACACTTCCCTTCTCTTTAAGGATTTCCAAGGATCATTTAGCTTTTGTACATAGATGGGACAAAAGCTGGGAGTGACATTTACAGGGCAGCTATGTAGAATCTGCGCTATTTGGGATTTAATTTAGCAAACAGAGACATTTTTTGGACTGCCTTCAGCTGAAATGTCATTTGATGCTCCTATAAAAACtagcaaaatgaaaatgaaactcAGTTAAAATTCATGAGTCACTGTGGTGAATCATCACAAATTATATAACGATGTTGTACAATGCGTTTGCTCATCCTGCTAAAAGTTTCTGACTGATGGGCTGTCTGTGTGGTCGATGATGTCTGGATGTGAATGTGAATCCAGGTCCATCCGCCCTGTCAGACAGAAGTCATGCCCCGACTGGACATAAAGTAGATTAGTGGAGAAAGCATCACATAGTGGGCCCTACTTCCTCATCTTTAATTCATGCTGTGTTACAGGGGTCCTTTTGTCCTAATGGGGTCTCTGGCACCATCCCATCAGCACACAGGgacactgaaaacacacctaATGGAGTCATTGAGTCACATTGATTTTTCCTGACGCTGTTCTCACCAGGCCTGATATCCAACCTCTCTTCCTCTGGACccatttcctctccctctctctcccctccctgctCCTCAGCCAGCCCCACCCTTTGTCTgctccatccatcctcctcctttctctgctCATGTCAATGGGTGCATGCAAAattgtgcatgtttttaaaagtcgATAACTTTGCGTTGTTTAAGGGGGAATCATTAATCGCGAAATAGTGATGGGAATTAGGGCTCTTTGAGAGGATTTATGGCTCTGTTCCTTTCCGAAATCCAATCAAACAAATGGCTCATCAAATTTTTTTGGGGTTTTACTAGGTTTATCTACAAAATAACCACTACCATAATGAAATGATTATATGATGATAGGGCAAGATTTGGAGTCGGTTTAGCAACACTAAACTACTCTTATGGCCAGATATAGCGTCACTAAGCTGCACTGTAAACATTGCACAAGGTGACACAATAATGCTTTGCTTTGTCAGTGAATTTACTACTACCTCTGTACGAAATGTGTGATGTAATTAAAGTTGTCTTGTCTTGAATGCTTTTAATATTAACACTGTTTGCGTAATAGGGAGCTGATTTAAGGCCGGCAATTAATTGATCTCATCAAGTAACCCTCAGTCAGTTTCGGATCGTTCACAGTTGAACATCACTGTCATCGAACacttccttttttaatttggcATTAGTAACTTTGTCATAGTTTTTCGTGGGTCACTTTGTTGTCAGGTACTGGGGCTCTTCTCCTTTGATTTATGTCCTGCCCATACATTGAAACACTCTTCTGTTTAAAATGCGGGGCGGTGTGCTGTAtcatgctgctgctctgtggtgtCCATGTGTACTGTTGTGCCACGCCCTACACCACCATCACTACTGGAGTCAAGTTGCAGCCACCCAGGGACTATCTACCTTCTCTGTGCTTAAAGTGGATCATGTAGAGAATATTATAACAGTCCCGAATCATGTTTGGAGGCATTGGTGCTAAGTTGGCACAACCTATGTGACCGACAAACTCACAACGGAATTATTTGaatgaagaggaaagaaaacccTTGACTTTGTTGCGACACTATGGTTTGTTTGAATAAGATGCAACTTCCTCTGTCGCCACGTTCATTAATAGTTCTGTTTCCTTGGGACAAGTCTGGCCTGACCATTTCCTCAAACtattacttatttttttcaatacatcTTCCAATTACCAACCTTTCAAACTAAATATCTCACATCATCACCCCTCACACAAACCATCGATCCATCTGTCTGTCGATCTATCTCAATCCCATCACTGGTCGTTTAACTGATCTTGTTACTTCATGCATCATACTTTACTTTTCTGTCTTATCATGTTGGTACCAACCTCTGCTTCATCAGGGCCAGGTCCTCAGCCAGGTTGTCCCTCTCCATTAGGTACTGGTCCCTCTCCTTTCCGATGCCATCCATCTGGCGCCGCAgctccctcagctcctcctggaAGAGGTCGGTGGCACGGTTGGGCTGACCGTGCTGCTGCTGGCCCTTGAACTGGTTGAGCTCCTGCTGCAGTGCACCATTCTGCTGCTCTAGGTAGCGCACCTTCTCGATGAAGCTGGCGAAGCGGTCGTTGAGCTCCTGCAGCTCGGCCTTCTCATTGCTGCGGGTGGTGAGGAACTCCTGGTTGATGGCTTCAGACAGGGTGAAGTCCACCTTGTCGTAGGAGAGGCGAGGGGGCTGGGTGCTGGAGCGGGAGCGCTGCTGTTGGTAGGTGGTGGCGCGGGATGAAACCACAGGTGACATTGAACGCATGTAGCGCCCTCCAGAAACGGGCATACGGGAGGACACATTGGAGTAAGAGGACATGGAGATGGGGTGTGGGCTTCCAAAGGTGCGCCTGTAGGAGGTGGAGGTATGCGTTGAGTGGCTCATGGTTGGTCTTGTTCTGTTCTTTATCGCTGTGGAAAGATCGAGAGCTGGAGGCTTGGAGATGCTCTTGAGGCAACAGGACATCAGACTGAAGAGTGCCAGGGGTTTTTATGCACACAAGCTGGCTATCCCATCATCCTCACGCCTCCCCCTCCCTCATTCCTCCTCACCCCACCCACATGAACACTTCCTTTCTCAATCACTCATCAGTATACAAGCTTTGGCCACTCCCTACTCTTTAGAGATAGACcccgcctctctctctgtgtgcgtgtgtgttctcTGTCTTACTGTCCGTCTCGAAAGGTCCACCCTTTTAACCAGAGCGCTCGGCACGAAGCCAGACTCGCTTCCACAATACTGCTTCAATTACTAAAGATGTCTCCTCACGcccacccctcctcaccctgaTTCATGCCCTCGTTGACACTTTGCAACGATTCTTACAGTGAGATTTAGTTTTGATTGTTATCTGTCCATATGATTTCTATTTAAATGATTTCACTTCAAGTAATTTTCTTAATTTTGCTATTAAATGTGTGTCAAGGATCCTGTTACCTGGTTCTCAATAAGAAACTGTGAGATTGTGGTTTTAATTGAATCACATGGATACATTGATTTGATTCTTTTCccccctccatctgtctcccttcccctctctgtctctctttccttttaCTGTAATGGAATACTTTATTGATATTCTGGGCGTCTGGGGTAGAGCCATGACTCTGCAGTTATTCCATCCTTTTAAAATGCACTAATCCCTGTTATAGTGAGAACTGTCAAATAACTTTGTCGGTATTTCAGCAGTGGCTTTTTGGTAAATTGATGACAGAGGTCAAAGTATAGTGACATTTGTTAGAGCAGGTTCAGGGACTCGGTGACATACCCAGCACAAATCATTGCCTATTTTATGAAGACatcatcaaaatatttattgttttgaataGTCAGTATTCACAATATCAAATCCACAACTTtatggcacctttaaatcaGAAACTAATGTTTTTTGCTCTTGACAAACTGTGCTATCTCTCTAAAAGACC
This Pagrus major chromosome 6, Pma_NU_1.0 DNA region includes the following protein-coding sequences:
- the prph gene encoding peripherin, whose product is MSHSTHTSTSYRRTFGSPHPISMSSYSNVSSRMPVSGGRYMRSMSPVVSSRATTYQQQRSRSSTQPPRLSYDKVDFTLSEAINQEFLTTRSNEKAELQELNDRFASFIEKVRYLEQQNGALQQELNQFKGQQQHGQPNRATDLFQEELRELRRQMDGIGKERDQYLMERDNLAEDLALMKQRLDEEAQKRADAENNLVAFRKDVDDATLSRLELERKIESLMDEIEFLKKLHDEEIQEVQVSVQTQQLKMEVDSTARPDLTGALRDIRAQYETIALKNMQESEDWYKSKFADLTESAKRSTDSLRQAKQEANESRRQIQSLNCEVDALKNTNEALLRQMRDMEDQFGNEIGNYQDNVTRLEEEIRHLKEEMARHLREYQDLLNVKMALDIEIATYRKLLEGEESRITVPIINLGMSNHFGDRDYEQTPGTQTKKTVVIKTVETRDGEVVKESRREKERDSDRNDKDDE